A single Ketogulonicigenium vulgare WSH-001 DNA region contains:
- a CDS encoding glycoside hydrolase family 15 protein — MSTTLRSNRRDEAGFLPLDGYGAIGEGRSVALTAEDGGIDWWCVPNMDSPPLFDRLLIGSDALPDGSQAGHFSITPTRPFRAIRNYRPGSNVLETRFITDDAEAMLTESLNSGPAGRLPWAELARRIDVLRGTMEFAVTLRFGHRAGCRSPYMSCAGPHVLFHVGGVLGAFLYGDALAIASHDDNCICGTLTIPEGGQEILAIVAGADEPLVIPDLRAINARIDVSDREWRDWSALFDEDRFVIRHALALKLLLYSPSGAIAAAATSSLPERIGGEKNYDYRLAWVRDAGYAIASFLQIGAEAEAKAALTWLLRQLCLHGAQVCFLLDGGTDGQMREFDLPGYRGSRPVVHGNRAADQHQHGIYGDIFETVAAFTRAGNIIDARSAETLSHLADECADRWREKDAGIWELPEEQHYTMSKISCWQALSRAVELADTRHLPTTCRDRWDRERARVAKWIDANCWDEAKRTYIMYPGSERLDASIALAVRFGFERRDRLALTLDAIDRDLGTGGLHYRYGGMEQEEGCFLACSFWMVEARALLGQTEAARHALARLKTICGEGILPEMIDPSDHSWLGNLPQGLSHLAALQAAVALN, encoded by the coding sequence ATGAGTACCACCCTCCGATCTAACCGCCGCGACGAGGCCGGATTCCTGCCACTGGACGGATACGGCGCGATCGGCGAAGGGCGTTCGGTCGCACTGACGGCCGAGGACGGAGGGATCGACTGGTGGTGCGTGCCGAACATGGACAGTCCGCCGTTGTTCGACCGACTACTGATCGGGTCAGACGCTCTACCGGACGGATCTCAGGCCGGCCATTTCAGCATCACGCCGACGCGACCTTTTCGCGCTATACGCAACTATCGGCCCGGCAGTAATGTGCTAGAAACGCGGTTCATCACCGACGATGCCGAAGCCATGCTGACGGAATCGCTAAACAGCGGGCCGGCGGGGCGGCTACCATGGGCGGAGCTTGCGCGGCGCATCGACGTGCTGCGCGGAACGATGGAATTTGCCGTCACACTGCGCTTCGGCCATCGCGCGGGATGCCGCAGCCCCTATATGTCGTGCGCCGGTCCGCATGTGCTGTTCCATGTTGGCGGGGTCCTCGGTGCGTTCCTATATGGCGATGCGCTGGCTATCGCCTCCCACGACGACAACTGCATCTGTGGGACACTTACAATCCCTGAGGGCGGGCAGGAAATTCTGGCCATCGTAGCGGGCGCCGACGAACCTCTGGTTATACCCGACCTGAGGGCTATCAATGCGCGGATCGACGTATCGGACCGCGAATGGCGCGACTGGTCCGCGCTGTTCGATGAGGACCGTTTCGTGATACGGCATGCGCTGGCTTTGAAGCTGCTGCTATATTCGCCCAGCGGGGCCATCGCAGCAGCAGCCACCTCGTCATTGCCCGAACGGATCGGCGGCGAAAAGAATTACGACTACCGTTTGGCATGGGTTCGCGATGCCGGATACGCCATTGCCTCGTTCCTACAGATTGGGGCTGAGGCCGAGGCGAAGGCGGCGTTGACCTGGCTGTTGCGGCAGCTGTGCCTGCACGGCGCACAGGTCTGCTTCCTGCTGGACGGCGGAACAGACGGGCAAATGCGCGAATTCGACCTGCCTGGCTATCGTGGCAGCCGACCTGTCGTGCACGGCAACCGCGCGGCGGACCAGCATCAGCACGGCATTTATGGCGACATCTTCGAAACTGTCGCCGCCTTCACGCGCGCAGGTAACATCATTGATGCGCGCAGCGCCGAGACGCTGTCGCATCTTGCCGATGAATGCGCCGACCGATGGCGGGAGAAGGATGCCGGCATTTGGGAACTGCCCGAGGAGCAGCACTACACCATGTCCAAGATCAGCTGCTGGCAGGCTCTGTCCCGCGCAGTGGAACTGGCCGATACGAGACATCTGCCCACCACCTGCCGCGACCGCTGGGACCGTGAGCGCGCACGTGTCGCCAAATGGATCGACGCGAACTGCTGGGACGAAGCGAAGCGCACTTATATCATGTATCCCGGATCGGAGAGGCTCGACGCCTCGATCGCGTTGGCAGTCCGGTTCGGCTTCGAGAGGCGGGACCGTCTTGCCCTCACTCTCGACGCCATCGACCGCGACCTTGGCACGGGCGGGCTGCATTATAGGTATGGCGGCATGGAGCAGGAAGAGGGCTGCTTTCTCGCCTGCTCGTTCTGGATGGTGGAGGCGCGGGCGCTTTTGGGGCAGACCGAGGCCGCCCGCCATGCCCTTGCTCGGCTGAAGACGATCTGCGGCGAGGGCATCCTGCCCGAGATGATCGACCCATCCGATCACAGCTGGCTCGGCAACCTGCCGCAGGGGCTTAGCCATCTTGCTGCGCTTCAGGCCGCCGTCGCGCTAAATTAA
- a CDS encoding SDR family oxidoreductase — translation MTDRLTPQDPRNQYPKPPFPQQPQPAPGEVARIQPVPDHGEHSYTGSGKLTGRRALITGGDSGIGRAAAIAYAREGADVAISYLEAEQRDADEVAELIRAEGRTAVLLPGDLTSESWCREMVERTVVGLGGLDILVINAARQQFRENVEEISSEDFDRTMKTNLYAMHWIAQAATPHLQPGASVITTSSVQAYDPSDILLDYATTKAGIVAYTKALSKQLMKKGVRANVVAPGPFWTVLQPSGGQPQEKVEQFGSQTPFERPGQPVEIAPVYVLLASQEGSYITGEVYGVTGGAGIA, via the coding sequence GTGACAGACCGCCTTACCCCTCAGGACCCGCGCAACCAATATCCTAAACCGCCGTTTCCGCAGCAGCCACAACCTGCCCCCGGGGAAGTCGCGAGAATTCAGCCTGTCCCCGACCATGGCGAGCACAGCTACACTGGCTCGGGCAAGCTGACGGGTCGGCGCGCATTGATAACGGGAGGGGATTCCGGCATTGGTCGCGCCGCCGCCATCGCCTATGCACGCGAGGGGGCGGATGTCGCGATCTCCTACCTCGAAGCCGAGCAACGCGACGCTGACGAAGTGGCTGAATTGATCCGCGCCGAGGGCCGCACGGCCGTGCTGCTGCCTGGTGACCTCACCTCCGAAAGCTGGTGCCGCGAGATGGTGGAGCGGACGGTGGTAGGCCTCGGCGGACTAGACATCCTAGTAATCAACGCCGCCCGTCAGCAATTCCGCGAAAATGTCGAGGAAATCTCGTCCGAGGATTTCGACCGCACGATGAAAACCAACCTTTATGCCATGCACTGGATCGCGCAGGCGGCGACACCGCACCTACAGCCCGGCGCGTCGGTCATTACCACCTCCTCGGTGCAGGCCTACGATCCCTCGGACATCCTGCTTGATTATGCCACGACCAAAGCTGGGATCGTGGCCTATACCAAAGCGCTATCAAAACAGCTAATGAAAAAGGGCGTGCGCGCGAATGTCGTCGCCCCCGGTCCGTTCTGGACAGTGCTGCAACCCTCGGGCGGGCAACCGCAGGAGAAGGTAGAGCAGTTCGGATCCCAGACCCCCTTCGAGCGCCCCGGTCAGCCTGTGGAGATCGCTCCGGTCTATGTCCTGCTGGCGAGCCAAGAGGGCAGCTACATCACCGGGGAGGTTTACGGCGTCACCGGCGGCGCGGGCATCGCTTAA
- a CDS encoding SDR family NAD(P)-dependent oxidoreductase — protein MNDRSLVGKTIVITGASSGFGKGAAIALASRGANVVLAARRTNLLAELTRQIGPNALAVTTDVSKPDDIQHLKKEALLRFGAIDVWINNVGVGALGLFWDIPVEDHARVLDVNIKGLIYGAHAALSEFLTTGRGTLINVGSIDSEVPLAYQASYAASKAAVLSLSRSLNEELRLINQDNIRVATIMPWAVDTPWWIHAANYTGHEPRMAAMDDPQIVIDAIVRACIDPKEEMPVGPKAHASNISHKLFPNLTERLTANIADKEVKKAWPAPPTAGSLHEPMDEGSGIDGGIRKRMRLEDEAPHDIPPE, from the coding sequence ATGAACGACCGTTCGCTAGTAGGAAAAACGATAGTTATTACTGGTGCGTCTAGCGGCTTTGGTAAGGGTGCCGCAATAGCGCTTGCCTCGAGGGGCGCTAACGTTGTTCTTGCCGCGCGCCGGACCAACTTACTGGCTGAATTGACCAGGCAGATTGGCCCCAATGCGCTCGCGGTGACAACGGACGTCAGTAAGCCAGACGACATTCAGCACCTTAAAAAAGAGGCGCTATTGCGATTTGGTGCCATTGACGTCTGGATAAACAACGTCGGCGTAGGAGCATTGGGACTTTTCTGGGACATCCCTGTCGAGGATCACGCCCGCGTGCTCGACGTAAACATCAAGGGGCTGATCTACGGCGCGCACGCCGCCCTTAGCGAGTTCCTCACGACAGGCAGGGGCACCTTGATCAACGTGGGATCCATCGACAGTGAAGTGCCGCTCGCCTACCAGGCGTCCTACGCGGCCTCTAAAGCAGCTGTATTAAGCTTAAGCCGATCATTGAACGAAGAACTTCGGCTGATTAATCAGGACAATATCCGCGTTGCGACCATTATGCCTTGGGCTGTAGACACACCTTGGTGGATCCACGCGGCGAATTACACCGGCCATGAGCCGCGCATGGCCGCTATGGATGACCCGCAAATTGTGATTGATGCCATCGTAAGAGCCTGCATCGACCCGAAAGAGGAGATGCCAGTTGGACCAAAAGCCCATGCGTCCAATATCTCGCACAAACTCTTTCCGAATCTGACAGAGCGTCTAACTGCAAATATTGCCGATAAAGAGGTGAAGAAAGCTTGGCCGGCACCACCGACCGCAGGCAGCCTGCATGAGCCAATGGATGAAGGGAGCGGCATCGATGGAGGAATTCGCAAGCGTATGAGGCTGGAAGACGAAGCACCTCATGACATCCCACCGGAATGA